Proteins found in one Magnolia sinica isolate HGM2019 chromosome 5, MsV1, whole genome shotgun sequence genomic segment:
- the LOC131245437 gene encoding BES1/BZR1 homolog protein 4-like: MKDIMTSGTRLPTWKERENNKRRERRRRAIAAKIYAGLRMYGNYKLPKHCDNNEVLKALCKEAGWTVEEDGTTYRKGCKPMERMDIMSGSVSPCSSYQPSPCASYNPSPRASYNPSPASSSFPSPASSSYAANTNTNSDTSSLIPWLKNLSSSSLSASSSKFPHHLYIPGGSISAPVTPPLSSPTARSPRIKNDWDDAAAAPSWGAHNYCFLPASTPPSPGRQIHPDPGWLSGIRIPTGGPTSPTFSLVSANPFGFKDEVLAGGSCRMWTPGQSGTCSPAVTGAPLHTDVHMSDGASDEFAFGSNNTMGLVKPWEGERIHEECVSDELELTLGSSRTRSAGTDM; this comes from the exons ATGAAAGATATAATGACATCCGGAACGAGACTGCCGAcatggaaagagagggagaataaCAAGAGAAGGGAGAGACGGAGGCGAGCGATCGCTGCGAAGATCTACGCCGGCCTGCGGATGTATGGAAACTACAAGCTTCCGAAGCACTGCGACAACAACGAGGTCTTGAAAGCCCTCTGCAAGGAGGCTGGTTGGACCGTCGAAGAGGACGGCACCACCTACAGAAAG GGATGCAAACCGATGGAGCGCATGGACATCATGAGTGGGTCGGTGAGCCCTTGCTCATCATACCAACCTAGCCCATGTGCCTCCTACAACCCAAGCCCACGTGCATCTTACAACCCAAGCCCAGCCTCTTCTTCCTTCCCCAGCCCAGCCTCCTCATCCTACGCCGCTAACACTAACACTAACTCTGACACCAGTTCCCTCATCCCATGGTTGAAGAACCTCTCCTCATCCTCGTTGTCAGCCTCCTCCTCGAAGTTCCCCCACCACCTCTACATCCCTGGAGGCTCCATAAGTGCCCCTGTCACCCCTCCATTGAGTTCTCCAACTGCCCGGTCCCCCAGAATCAAGAATGACTGGGATGATGCTGCTGCTGCCCCATCATGGGGTGCACATAACTACTGCTTCCTGCCCGCTTCCACCCCTCCGAGCCCTGGGCGTCAGATCCATCCCGACCCTGGATGGCTCTCTGGGATTCGGATCCCGACTGGTGGGCCAACATCGCCCACCTTCAGCCTTGTCTCTGCCAACCCTTTTGGATTTAAGGATGAGGTGTTGGCGGGCGGCAGCTGCCGCATGTGGACGCCAGGGCAGAGTGGCACATGCTCTCCAGCGGTAACAGGAGCGCCCCTCCACACTGATGTGCATATGTCAGATGGGGCTTCAGATGAGTTTGCATTTGGCAGCAACAACACGATGGGGCTGGTGAAGCCATGGGAGGGGGAGAGGATCCATGAGGAATGCGTTTCGGATGAGCTTGAGCTCACACTCGGTAGCTCCCGTACCAGGAGTGCTGGAACCGACATGTGA